One window of Gemmatimonadaceae bacterium genomic DNA carries:
- a CDS encoding DUF4383 domain-containing protein, which produces MPSIQRVATVSGILFLVVGAFGFAAGAAGHTMMNMSTGMLLGFFPVNALHNAVHILFGAWGVWAGRSAGRSVAYALGSGAAYLVLAICGMFTPVLLGIVPIGGYDVVLHLVLAVGLAGAGFWAMWFAPAAAPQPAAQPRRAA; this is translated from the coding sequence ATGCCGTCGATTCAGCGAGTGGCTACCGTGTCCGGAATACTCTTTCTCGTCGTGGGCGCGTTCGGCTTCGCCGCCGGCGCCGCCGGACACACGATGATGAACATGTCCACGGGCATGCTCCTCGGTTTCTTCCCCGTGAACGCGCTGCATAATGCCGTGCACATACTCTTTGGCGCCTGGGGCGTGTGGGCGGGCCGCAGCGCAGGTCGCTCCGTCGCCTACGCCCTCGGCAGCGGCGCCGCCTACCTCGTCCTCGCCATCTGCGGCATGTTCACGCCCGTGCTGCTCGGCATCGTGCCCATCGGCGGCTACGACGTGGTGCTCCATCTCGTGCTTGCCGTAGGCCTCGCGGGCGCCGGCTTCTGGGCCATGTGGTTCGCTCCCGCTGCCGCTCCGCAGCCCGCTGCGCAGCCTCGCCGGGCGGCGTGA
- a CDS encoding FAD-binding oxidoreductase, which translates to MTPSSAGYDDARRIWNGMIDRRPAAIARCTSVEDVVAAVRFAAREDLYPAVRAGGHGVAGLAMLDDGLVIDLSPMKRITVDPVARTAIAETGLTWAEFDRATQAHGLATTGGLVSTTGIAGLTLGGGIGWLLGRCGLSCDNTLAYDVVTADGELITVSAEEHADLFWALKGGGGNFGVVTSITYRLHPVGTVISGMLLHPLTRAREVLTFFREFVSELPDELVVYAAALTSPEGVPMIAIVPAWTGADLEEGERLLAPLQAFGPPVADLVARMPYVAMQQMLDAAVPHGLRSYWKSGYLRDLPDAAIDTFVKFAESCPSPRTVMLLEHAHGAVARVSPAATSFPSRGQAIDLVVLSLWNDASDDARQIGWTRSFYQAMQPWSAALVYVNALNEDEGNRVAEAYGGNYARLREVKAKYDPGNRFRRNQNIAVADVGDAAGLPRYAPQLQPRTEPVRLEQ; encoded by the coding sequence TTGACTCCGAGTTCCGCCGGCTACGACGACGCCCGCCGCATCTGGAATGGAATGATCGACCGCCGCCCGGCGGCGATTGCGCGCTGCACCAGCGTCGAAGATGTAGTCGCGGCCGTGCGCTTCGCTGCTCGAGAAGATCTTTATCCGGCGGTGCGCGCCGGGGGCCACGGTGTCGCCGGATTGGCGATGCTCGACGATGGACTCGTGATCGACCTCTCGCCGATGAAGCGCATCACCGTCGATCCAGTCGCACGCACTGCGATCGCGGAGACTGGCCTAACGTGGGCGGAGTTCGATCGCGCGACGCAGGCCCACGGTCTCGCGACAACGGGCGGCCTCGTCTCGACCACGGGGATCGCCGGTCTCACGCTCGGCGGCGGTATCGGCTGGCTCCTTGGACGGTGCGGCCTCTCGTGTGACAACACGCTTGCCTATGACGTCGTCACAGCGGATGGGGAGTTGATCACCGTCAGCGCCGAGGAGCACGCCGATCTTTTTTGGGCGCTCAAGGGCGGCGGCGGCAACTTCGGTGTCGTCACCTCCATCACGTATCGGCTCCATCCCGTGGGGACGGTGATCTCCGGGATGCTGCTTCATCCGCTGACACGAGCGCGTGAAGTACTGACGTTCTTTCGCGAGTTCGTCAGCGAGTTGCCTGACGAGTTGGTGGTTTATGCCGCGGCACTAACGAGTCCGGAAGGCGTTCCGATGATTGCCATCGTTCCGGCGTGGACCGGGGCTGATTTGGAGGAAGGCGAGCGGCTACTCGCGCCATTACAGGCCTTCGGCCCTCCCGTCGCCGATCTTGTCGCGCGGATGCCGTACGTCGCGATGCAGCAGATGCTCGACGCCGCGGTGCCCCACGGCCTGCGAAGCTATTGGAAATCCGGGTACCTTCGTGACTTGCCGGACGCGGCGATCGATACGTTCGTGAAGTTCGCCGAGTCATGCCCGTCGCCGCGCACGGTCATGTTGCTCGAGCATGCACACGGTGCCGTAGCCCGCGTGTCGCCAGCGGCGACATCGTTCCCGAGTCGGGGCCAGGCCATCGATTTGGTCGTGCTCAGTTTGTGGAATGACGCGAGTGATGATGCGCGCCAGATTGGCTGGACGCGTTCATTCTACCAAGCGATGCAGCCATGGTCAGCTGCGCTGGTCTATGTCAATGCGCTCAACGAGGATGAGGGCAACCGCGTGGCTGAAGCCTATGGCGGCAACTATGCGCGGCTGCGTGAGGTGAAGGCGAAGTATGACCCCGGCAACCGTTTTCGGCGCAACCAGAATATTGCCGTCGCGGACGTCGGCGACGCGGCGGGCCTGCCTCGTTATGCGCCGCAACTACAGCCGCGCACGGAGCCGGTGAGGCTAGAGCAGTAG
- a CDS encoding TPM domain-containing protein, producing MMRFPLLRLPTALAATLLLVQVPSSTGKDRRLSWVKNPRETNGTWVADPAHHLANSTVQSIDGIIDKLEREKSIEMAVVVLDSLDGLDPADAALLLHRRWGVGKRQRDNGIVFLWSPPLRKTYVSVGYGLEGVLPDARTGRILDNWVLPSFRAGNFDGGMLQGVQKLADAAREETAWRPEAIAPGRATSAVKESRGNKSWLLVPLGMLVLVGAGMGFLPLWRRRRPRRCPAGHGKMRLLSEAEDDAMLTREEGLEERLGSVDYDVWVCPQCEQRLVIPYPKWFSKYKECPKCRRRTCETRSVTLQVATTVSDGLRAIYRECESCGFKDVRREVISQIVVTTSSSNDSGSSGGGGGGGGGGGGSSFGGGSAGGGGAGRSY from the coding sequence ATGATGCGCTTTCCTCTTCTGAGACTTCCCACCGCGCTTGCGGCGACTCTCCTCCTCGTGCAGGTGCCTTCGAGCACTGGGAAGGACAGGCGGTTGTCGTGGGTGAAGAACCCGCGCGAGACGAACGGCACGTGGGTCGCGGATCCCGCGCACCATCTCGCCAACTCGACCGTGCAGTCGATCGACGGGATCATCGACAAACTCGAGCGCGAGAAGTCGATCGAGATGGCCGTCGTTGTCCTCGATTCGCTCGACGGACTCGATCCCGCGGACGCAGCGCTCCTCCTCCACCGCCGCTGGGGCGTCGGAAAGCGGCAGCGGGACAACGGCATCGTTTTCCTCTGGTCACCGCCGCTTCGGAAGACCTACGTGAGCGTCGGCTACGGTCTCGAAGGCGTACTCCCCGACGCGCGCACTGGACGCATCCTCGACAACTGGGTGCTCCCGTCTTTTCGCGCCGGCAACTTCGACGGCGGCATGCTGCAGGGGGTGCAGAAGCTCGCCGACGCAGCGCGAGAGGAGACGGCGTGGCGTCCCGAAGCGATCGCGCCGGGGCGGGCAACGAGTGCCGTCAAAGAGTCGCGTGGAAACAAATCCTGGTTACTCGTGCCGCTCGGGATGCTCGTGCTCGTGGGTGCCGGCATGGGGTTCCTTCCACTGTGGCGTCGTCGGCGACCGCGTCGCTGCCCCGCCGGTCATGGGAAGATGCGCCTCTTGAGCGAAGCCGAGGACGACGCGATGCTCACGCGCGAAGAAGGTCTCGAGGAACGGCTCGGCAGCGTCGACTACGACGTGTGGGTCTGTCCACAATGCGAGCAGCGCCTCGTGATCCCATACCCGAAGTGGTTCAGCAAGTACAAGGAGTGCCCGAAATGCCGGCGGCGGACGTGCGAGACGCGTTCGGTCACGCTCCAAGTCGCAACGACTGTCTCCGACGGGCTGCGCGCCATTTACCGCGAATGTGAGAGCTGTGGCTTCAAGGACGTGCGGCGCGAAGTCATCTCGCAGATCGTCGTGACCACGTCGTCGTCAAACGACTCGGGCAGCTCTGGTGGCGGCGGCGGTGGCGGTGGAGGCGGTGGCGGCTCGAGCTTCGGTGGTGGCTCGGCGGGCGGTGGCGGAGCGGGAAGGAGCTACTGA
- a CDS encoding SulP family inorganic anion transporter has product MPPVHAFVPKLATTLRQYSREQFVRDLTAGVIVGVVALPLSIAFAIASGVTPNRGLYTAIVAGFVISALGGSRVQIGGPTGAFVVIVYGIVQQYGLEGLTIATLMAGVLLIGFGLARLGAAIRFIPHPLITGFTSGIAVIIASGEIKDAFGLRMGAVPADFVERFRTFAQHFGTINGAATGVCIASIVIIALWPRVSRRIPGPLVALLATTAIVQLMHLNVETIGSRFGSLAASLPRPVVPHLGYADAVRLVRPAFTIALLGAIESLLSAVVSDGMIGGQHRSNMELVAQGVANIVSPLFGGIPATGAIARTATNIKNGGRTPVAGMTHAITVLLITLFFGRWAALIPMATLAGILLVVAYQMSEWRVFRAELTSPRSDVVVLLSTFALTIFVDLTVAIEVGMVLAAFLFMRRMASLASVSLVPNEMLEDGAGDELSTPVAPRGIDIYEINGPFFFGAAETFKDTLALVAGKPKVLILRMRRVPAIDATGLHALKDVVHRSRGDGTMVLLCEVQPQPLQALQRSVLIDEIGEEHILPTLDAALERANEELELRKLLGTTGKRPAVA; this is encoded by the coding sequence GTGCCGCCAGTCCACGCGTTTGTTCCGAAGCTGGCCACAACCCTCAGGCAATACTCCCGCGAACAGTTCGTCCGCGATCTCACTGCCGGGGTCATCGTGGGTGTCGTGGCCCTTCCGCTGTCGATTGCGTTTGCGATCGCGAGCGGCGTAACACCGAATCGCGGACTCTACACCGCAATCGTCGCCGGATTCGTCATCTCGGCGCTGGGCGGCTCACGCGTTCAGATCGGCGGGCCGACCGGCGCGTTTGTCGTGATCGTGTACGGGATCGTGCAACAGTATGGCCTCGAAGGCCTAACGATCGCCACGCTGATGGCTGGCGTGCTGCTCATCGGCTTCGGCCTCGCCCGACTCGGCGCCGCCATTCGCTTCATACCTCACCCGCTGATCACCGGCTTCACTTCCGGTATCGCGGTCATCATCGCGAGCGGTGAAATCAAGGATGCCTTCGGCCTCCGCATGGGCGCCGTCCCCGCCGACTTCGTCGAACGCTTTCGAACGTTTGCGCAGCACTTTGGAACGATCAACGGCGCGGCGACGGGAGTTTGCATCGCGTCGATCGTCATCATCGCGTTGTGGCCACGCGTGAGTCGTCGCATTCCTGGTCCACTCGTCGCGTTGCTCGCCACGACAGCGATCGTGCAGTTGATGCATCTGAACGTCGAAACCATCGGAAGTCGCTTCGGATCGCTTGCCGCCAGTCTACCGCGGCCGGTCGTACCGCACCTCGGCTATGCGGATGCAGTCCGACTCGTTAGGCCCGCGTTCACGATCGCGCTCCTCGGCGCGATCGAATCGCTCCTCTCGGCCGTCGTCTCCGACGGAATGATCGGTGGGCAGCATCGGTCCAACATGGAGCTGGTGGCGCAAGGCGTCGCGAACATCGTGTCGCCACTCTTTGGCGGGATTCCAGCAACGGGAGCGATCGCTCGCACGGCGACCAACATCAAGAATGGAGGCCGCACTCCGGTCGCCGGGATGACGCATGCGATTACGGTCCTGCTGATCACGCTCTTCTTCGGCCGCTGGGCGGCGCTCATTCCCATGGCGACGCTGGCGGGAATTCTACTCGTCGTCGCATATCAGATGAGCGAGTGGCGCGTCTTCCGCGCCGAACTGACGTCCCCGCGAAGCGACGTCGTCGTGCTGCTCAGCACATTCGCGCTCACGATCTTCGTCGATCTTACTGTCGCGATCGAGGTCGGAATGGTGCTCGCGGCGTTTCTCTTCATGCGCCGCATGGCGAGTCTGGCGAGCGTCAGCCTCGTGCCGAATGAAATGCTCGAGGACGGAGCAGGCGACGAGCTCTCAACGCCCGTCGCGCCACGGGGCATCGACATTTACGAGATCAACGGTCCGTTCTTCTTTGGCGCCGCCGAGACATTCAAAGATACGCTTGCTCTTGTTGCCGGAAAGCCCAAAGTCCTGATCCTTCGTATGCGTCGCGTTCCGGCGATCGATGCAACGGGATTGCACGCCCTCAAGGATGTCGTGCACCGCAGCCGCGGCGATGGTACGATGGTGCTGCTCTGTGAAGTACAGCCGCAGCCTTTGCAGGCGCTTCAGCGCTCGGTGCTGATCGACGAGATCGGAGAAGAGCACATTCTACCGACGCTCGATGCAGCGCTCGAGCGCGCAAACGAGGAGCTCGAGCTCCGCAAACTCCTCGGCACGACCGGCAAGCGGCCTGCTGTCGCATGA
- a CDS encoding DUF4386 domain-containing protein, with translation MNSLRKYSLAAGIFYLLTFVSIPTLGLYRSVRGPDFVVGAGPDAPVILGVLLEMVVALAGIGTAVALYPIVKRQGEARAVGFVASRTLEAATIYVGIVSLMSIVSLRRAGAGTGALFTAQGLAAQYQWTFHFAQSFIPAVNGVLLGSLLYQSRLVPRWLPVLGFIGAGLLAVAWFAVLAGLIGSVGPVAAIAALPIAVWEFSLGIYLTFWGCKPSPITGGL, from the coding sequence ATGAACTCGCTGCGGAAGTACTCGTTGGCCGCTGGCATCTTCTATCTGCTCACCTTTGTGTCGATCCCCACCCTCGGTCTTTACCGTTCCGTGCGGGGTCCAGACTTCGTGGTGGGCGCAGGCCCGGATGCTCCGGTGATTCTCGGTGTCCTGCTCGAAATGGTTGTGGCCCTCGCCGGTATCGGAACTGCCGTGGCGCTCTACCCGATCGTCAAGCGGCAGGGTGAGGCACGCGCGGTGGGATTCGTCGCCTCACGCACGCTGGAAGCCGCCACGATCTATGTCGGCATCGTCAGCCTCATGTCGATCGTGAGCTTGCGCCGGGCGGGGGCGGGAACCGGTGCACTGTTCACAGCCCAGGGCCTCGCGGCCCAGTACCAGTGGACCTTCCACTTCGCCCAGAGCTTCATCCCGGCCGTGAACGGTGTGTTGCTGGGTTCCCTGCTGTATCAGTCGCGCCTGGTGCCGCGGTGGCTTCCGGTGCTGGGATTCATCGGAGCGGGTCTGCTCGCCGTGGCGTGGTTCGCCGTTCTGGCCGGGCTCATTGGATCGGTAGGCCCGGTCGCAGCAATTGCGGCGCTGCCAATCGCCGTATGGGAGTTTTCGTTAGGCATCTACCTGACCTTCTGGGGCTGCAAACCCTCGCCGATCACGGGCGGCCTGTGA
- a CDS encoding class I SAM-dependent methyltransferase has protein sequence MPRNSLAEQFGEIDIYVFDQLLRGRITPEMTVLDAGCGAGRNLVYLLRSGCHVLGVDENPAMIDKVRRLASELAPGLASENFRVEAVEATSFPDAVADVVLSSAVLHFARDEEHFVAMLHEMWRVLRPGGMLFCRLASTIGMEGRFRHLGGRRFELSDGSQRFLVDEQILMDATARLGGELLDPLKTSVVQNLRCMTTWVVRTPAAS, from the coding sequence ATGCCGCGCAACTCCCTCGCCGAGCAGTTCGGGGAAATCGACATATATGTCTTCGATCAACTCCTGCGTGGTCGCATCACGCCGGAGATGACGGTGTTGGATGCCGGATGCGGCGCGGGTCGGAACCTCGTGTACCTTTTGCGCAGTGGATGCCATGTGCTGGGAGTGGACGAGAATCCCGCGATGATCGACAAAGTGCGACGCCTCGCCAGCGAGCTCGCGCCAGGGTTGGCGTCGGAGAATTTTCGCGTCGAGGCCGTCGAAGCGACATCGTTTCCCGACGCCGTCGCCGACGTCGTCCTGAGCAGTGCCGTGCTCCATTTCGCGCGAGACGAGGAGCACTTCGTGGCGATGCTGCACGAGATGTGGCGTGTCCTGCGTCCGGGTGGAATGCTCTTCTGTCGGCTTGCTTCGACGATCGGAATGGAAGGGCGATTCCGTCACCTCGGCGGGCGCCGGTTCGAGCTGTCGGACGGCTCGCAGCGCTTTCTCGTTGATGAGCAGATTCTCATGGATGCGACCGCGCGCCTTGGCGGTGAACTGTTGGACCCACTCAAGACGAGCGTCGTGCAGAACCTGCGATGCATGACGACGTGGGTCGTCCGAACGCCTGCCGCCTCTTGA
- a CDS encoding protein kinase, giving the protein MPLSEQIQRILGDTYTLERELGGGGMSLVFLAHERSLGRKVVIKVLSPQFAGELSAERFAREIRLAAQLQQANIVPVLSAGDSGGVPYYTMPFVDGESLRHRLAAGGPLPIAAVINILRDVARALDYAHERGVVHRDIKPENVLLSGDAAVVTDFGIAKAISASRTHDTSETLTAVGVMIGTPAYIAPEQALGDPNLDHRADVYSFGCLAFELLTGTPPFSGMSPQQLLVAHVQEEPRRVDALRAAVPARLSALVARCLHKSPDDRPASARTILEELDALAAPHGPRGPSRRLLEIGVSVLIIVAVIAAFVTRGRVVGGKATPRSLAVLPFANIGGDSAAEYFSDGMAIDLTSALSRVPGLRVTSHSLAFTYKGMKVDVRSVGKELGVEAVLEAAIQHVGERLRITCQLTRTADGVALWSSKYERDAKDVFSVQDAISASIVDELRPALTSGSSAPASAPSVAGTTNFDAYNSYLRGLYLLEHRGPGVARSVAYFRDAIAKDRTFARAYGMLSEALELLPYFTPTPVSAIEHEATDAAHNALALDSTAVDAHVGLALALDHAFRWQEAEQQYLAAVRFDSMSSDAHMQYGRHLMHRGRILDATAELRRAVALDPLNGTAFVWLGHTLSLSGQMDTALTVNRHAREVDPGLVLARTIGAMDAVAAGNASLARSLASGIEAPPPWRGQAAYSLGAAGDTLAARAILRDLDRLPRDTWLIHSASMWATIGMGDTTRALSELEAALRAREITPKWDSFSDRLYDPVRQSPRFAAVVRGYGLDVSLFTSPSGGRPAK; this is encoded by the coding sequence GTGCCACTCAGCGAGCAAATCCAGCGAATTCTCGGTGACACGTACACCCTCGAGCGAGAGCTCGGGGGCGGCGGGATGTCGCTCGTCTTCCTCGCGCACGAGCGTTCCCTCGGTCGCAAGGTCGTCATTAAAGTTCTCTCACCGCAGTTCGCCGGCGAGCTCTCCGCCGAGCGATTTGCGCGCGAGATACGGCTCGCGGCGCAGCTCCAGCAGGCGAACATCGTCCCCGTGCTCAGTGCGGGCGACTCGGGCGGCGTTCCGTATTACACGATGCCGTTCGTCGACGGAGAGTCGCTGCGCCATCGCCTCGCGGCAGGCGGTCCGTTACCAATCGCCGCCGTCATCAACATTCTCCGTGACGTGGCGCGCGCGCTCGATTACGCGCACGAACGCGGTGTGGTTCACCGCGACATCAAGCCTGAGAACGTTCTGCTCTCCGGTGACGCGGCGGTCGTCACTGACTTCGGCATTGCGAAGGCCATCTCGGCGTCGCGCACGCATGACACAAGCGAGACGCTGACTGCGGTCGGCGTCATGATCGGGACGCCCGCCTACATCGCGCCGGAGCAGGCGCTCGGCGACCCAAATCTGGATCACCGTGCCGATGTGTACTCGTTCGGATGTCTCGCCTTCGAGCTGCTGACTGGTACGCCGCCATTCTCGGGCATGTCACCACAGCAGCTGCTCGTGGCGCACGTGCAGGAGGAGCCGCGCCGCGTCGACGCGCTGAGAGCTGCCGTGCCGGCGCGGCTCTCGGCCCTCGTCGCGCGGTGCTTGCACAAGAGTCCCGATGACCGTCCGGCGAGTGCACGGACGATTCTCGAGGAGCTGGATGCGCTGGCCGCTCCCCACGGCCCGCGCGGGCCGAGCCGACGCCTTCTAGAAATAGGCGTTAGCGTTCTCATAATCGTTGCCGTGATCGCGGCATTTGTCACACGGGGTCGAGTCGTTGGTGGCAAAGCAACGCCGCGCAGCCTGGCCGTCCTGCCATTCGCCAACATCGGTGGCGACTCGGCGGCCGAGTACTTCTCGGATGGCATGGCCATCGACCTCACGAGCGCGTTGAGTAGAGTGCCGGGCCTTCGCGTCACGTCGCACAGCCTGGCCTTCACGTACAAAGGCATGAAGGTCGACGTTCGATCTGTCGGGAAGGAGCTTGGCGTCGAGGCGGTGCTCGAGGCGGCGATTCAACACGTCGGAGAACGCTTGCGGATCACCTGCCAGCTCACGCGTACGGCGGACGGCGTGGCGTTGTGGAGTAGCAAGTACGAGCGCGATGCGAAAGACGTCTTCTCGGTGCAGGACGCGATCAGCGCATCGATTGTCGACGAGCTTCGCCCCGCGCTCACGAGCGGCAGCTCGGCGCCGGCAAGCGCGCCGAGCGTCGCGGGCACCACCAACTTCGACGCGTACAACTCGTATCTTCGCGGCCTGTATCTCCTCGAGCATCGAGGGCCCGGCGTCGCGCGGTCCGTCGCATACTTTCGAGACGCCATCGCGAAGGACCGCACGTTCGCCCGCGCGTACGGCATGTTGAGCGAAGCGCTCGAGCTATTGCCGTACTTCACCCCGACGCCCGTCTCCGCGATCGAGCATGAAGCGACTGACGCGGCGCACAACGCGCTGGCTCTCGATTCCACGGCCGTCGACGCGCACGTCGGGCTCGCGCTCGCGCTCGATCACGCCTTTCGGTGGCAGGAGGCAGAACAACAATACCTGGCGGCAGTGCGCTTCGACTCGATGTCGTCCGATGCGCACATGCAGTACGGACGTCACTTGATGCACCGTGGTCGCATCCTCGACGCGACCGCCGAGTTACGGCGCGCCGTCGCGTTGGATCCGTTGAATGGCACGGCGTTCGTGTGGCTCGGGCACACGCTCTCGTTGTCGGGGCAGATGGATACCGCTCTCACGGTCAACCGTCATGCGCGCGAGGTCGATCCAGGCTTGGTGCTCGCGCGCACGATCGGCGCGATGGACGCTGTCGCGGCAGGAAACGCGTCGCTCGCGCGATCGCTCGCTTCGGGGATCGAAGCGCCGCCGCCCTGGCGCGGGCAGGCGGCGTACTCGCTCGGCGCGGCGGGCGATACGCTCGCCGCGCGCGCCATCCTCCGCGACCTCGATCGTCTCCCGAGAGACACCTGGTTGATTCATAGCGCTTCGATGTGGGCGACGATCGGGATGGGCGACACGACTCGTGCGCTGAGCGAGCTGGAAGCGGCGTTGCGTGCGCGGGAGATTACGCCGAAGTGGGATTCGTTCTCGGATCGCCTGTACGATCCGGTTCGCCAGTCCCCGCGATTCGCGGCCGTCGTCCGTGGTTACGGTCTCGATGTGAGTCTTTTCACGTCGCCCAGCGGCGGCCGGCCCGCGAAGTAG